One Lysinibacillus fusiformis genomic window carries:
- a CDS encoding response regulator, which yields MKRLLIVDDQQGIRLLLNEVLKKEGYITYLAANGVEALRYAEEEAIDCVLLDMKIPGMDGIEILKHLKEKWPQIPVFMMTAYGELNVVQEALELGAIRYFTKPFDIFEVRDEVNKTLKGKLTGSD from the coding sequence GTGAAACGATTACTAATTGTCGATGATCAGCAAGGCATTCGTTTGCTTTTAAATGAAGTGTTAAAAAAGGAAGGTTACATTACATATTTAGCAGCGAATGGCGTGGAGGCACTACGTTATGCAGAAGAGGAAGCAATTGATTGTGTATTACTAGACATGAAGATTCCTGGAATGGATGGCATTGAAATTTTAAAGCATTTAAAAGAAAAGTGGCCCCAAATCCCGGTCTTTATGATGACTGCTTACGGTGAATTAAATGTTGTGCAGGAGGCCTTAGAATTAGGAGCAATTCGTTACTTTACAAAACCTTTTGATATTTTTGAAGTGCGTGACGAGGTCAATAAAACATTAAAAGGTAAACTAACAGGCAGTGATTAA